From one Diprion similis isolate iyDipSimi1 chromosome 7, iyDipSimi1.1, whole genome shotgun sequence genomic stretch:
- the LOC124408204 gene encoding uncharacterized protein LOC124408204 isoform X2, whose protein sequence is MRVFLLCLLAVGAFSKEADKNNSRRSAYVDASSSSSADIISSNSYPTRYADSGIISNGYSSGIVGNGYSSGIVGNGYSSGFVNNGYGVYNGGLSNTIVGARQVSSSAEPITGTVINRVVEVGVRVPHPVEVTRTVPVRVPQLVPVEYRRPVPVPVAQPVPVQVTRSYPVPVDRPVPVLVPQAVRVSYPVPVPVAVRQAYGVPVAVEANSALNSGVVSYAAPFANFNSGIGSYVGQNSIGLASAGSISGLASDSYRSSGYSGVQSSYVAGNSDRAGYTYNVPSKKW, encoded by the exons ATGCGCGTCTTTCTC CTCTGCCTCTTGGCCGTCGGCGCCTTCTCCAAAGAAGCCGACAAGAACAATTCGAGACGTAGCGCCTACGTCGACGCCTCCAGCAGCTCATCCGCGGACATCATCTCCAGCAACTCTTACCCTACAAGGTACGCCGACAGCGGAATCATCAGCAACGGTTACAGCAGC GGAATCGTCGGCAACGGCTACAGCAGCGGAATCGTCGGCAACGGCTACAGCAG CGGATTCGTCAACAATGGCTACGGTGTCTACAACGGTGGATTGTCCAACACCATCGTCGGAGCTCGTCAAGTGTCGAGCAGCGCTGAGCCGATCACAGGAACAGTGATAAACCGAGTCGTCGAAGTCGGAGTGCGAGTTCCACACCCGGTCGAAGTCACGAGGACGGTTCCAGTCCGCGTTCCTCAGTTAGTACCAGTGGAGTACAGACGTCCGGTCCCGGTTCCTGTGGCCCAGCCGGTTCCCGTTCAGGTGACCAGGTCTTACCCAGTGCCCGTCGACAGGCCCGTTCCCGTCTTGGTCCCTCAAGCAGTCCGCGTTTCGTACCCGGTACCGGTTCCAGTCGCAGTTCGTCAAGCCTACGGAGTCCCGGTTGCCGTCGAGGCAAATTCCGCCCTTAACTCCGGTGTCGTCAGCTACGCTGCACCCTTCGCTAACTTCAACTCAGGAATCGGATCTTACGTGGGTCAGAACTCGATTGGACTCGCTTCTGCAGGCTCGATTTCCGGACTCGCCAGTGACAGCTACAGGAGCTCGGGATACTCCGGAGTCCAGAGTTCGTACGTTGCTGGGAATTCTGACAGAGCGGGATACACTTACAACGTACCCAGCAAGAAGTGGTAG
- the LOC124408204 gene encoding helicase SRCAP-like isoform X3 produces MRVFLLCLLAVGAFSKEADKNNSRRSAYVDASSSSSADIISSNSYPTRYADSGIISNGYSSGLVGNGYSNGFVNNGYGVYNGGLSNTIVGARQVSSSAEPITGTVINRVVEVGVRVPHPVEVTRTVPVRVPQLVPVEYRRPVPVPVAQPVPVQVTRSYPVPVDRPVPVLVPQAVRVSYPVPVPVAVRQAYGVPVAVEANSALNSGVVSYAAPFANFNSGIGSYVGQNSIGLASAGSISGLASDSYRSSGYSGVQSSYVAGNSDRAGYTYNVPSKKW; encoded by the exons ATGCGCGTCTTTCTC CTCTGCCTCTTGGCCGTCGGCGCCTTCTCCAAAGAAGCCGACAAGAACAATTCGAGACGTAGCGCCTACGTCGACGCCTCCAGCAGCTCATCCGCGGACATCATCTCCAGCAACTCTTACCCTACAAGGTACGCCGACAGCGGAATCATCAGCAACGGTTACAGCAGCGGACTCGTCGGCAACGGCTACA GCAACGGATTCGTCAACAATGGCTACGGTGTCTACAACGGTGGATTGTCCAACACCATCGTCGGAGCTCGTCAAGTGTCGAGCAGCGCTGAGCCGATCACAGGAACAGTGATAAACCGAGTCGTCGAAGTCGGAGTGCGAGTTCCACACCCGGTCGAAGTCACGAGGACGGTTCCAGTCCGCGTTCCTCAGTTAGTACCAGTGGAGTACAGACGTCCGGTCCCGGTTCCTGTGGCCCAGCCGGTTCCCGTTCAGGTGACCAGGTCTTACCCAGTGCCCGTCGACAGGCCCGTTCCCGTCTTGGTCCCTCAAGCAGTCCGCGTTTCGTACCCGGTACCGGTTCCAGTCGCAGTTCGTCAAGCCTACGGAGTCCCGGTTGCCGTCGAGGCAAATTCCGCCCTTAACTCCGGTGTCGTCAGCTACGCTGCACCCTTCGCTAACTTCAACTCAGGAATCGGATCTTACGTGGGTCAGAACTCGATTGGACTCGCTTCTGCAGGCTCGATTTCCGGACTCGCCAGTGACAGCTACAGGAGCTCGGGATACTCCGGAGTCCAGAGTTCGTACGTTGCTGGGAATTCTGACAGAGCGGGATACACTTACAACGTACCCAGCAAGAAGTGGTAG
- the LOC124408204 gene encoding FK506-binding protein 5-like isoform X1, whose protein sequence is MRVFLLCLLAVGAFSKEADKNNSRRSAYVDASSSSSADIISSNSYPTRYADSGIISNGYSSGLVGNGYNTGLINTYGSGIVGNGYSSGIVGNGYSSGIVGNGYSSGIVDNGYISGLNNGYASGIIANGYGNGFVNNGYGVYNGGLSNTIVGARQVSSSAEPITGTVINRVVEVGVRVPHPVEVTRTVPVRVPQLVPVEYRRPVPVPVAQPVPVQVTRSYPVPVDRPVPVLVPQAVRVSYPVPVPVAVRQAYGVPVAVEANSALNSGVVSYAAPFANFNSGIGSYVGQNSIGLASAGSISGLASDSYRSSGYSGVQSSYVAGNSDRAGYTYNVPSKKW, encoded by the exons ATGCGCGTCTTTCTC CTCTGCCTCTTGGCCGTCGGCGCCTTCTCCAAAGAAGCCGACAAGAACAATTCGAGACGTAGCGCCTACGTCGACGCCTCCAGCAGCTCATCCGCGGACATCATCTCCAGCAACTCTTACCCTACAAGGTACGCCGACAGCGGAATCATCAGCAACGGTTACAGCAGCGGACTCGTCGGCAACGGCTACAACACCGGACTGATTAATACCTACGGCAGTGGAATCGTCGGCAACGGCTACAGCAGCGGAATCGTCGGCAACGGCTACAGCAGCGGAATCGTCGGGAACGGCTACAGCAGCGGAATCGTCGACAATGGCTACATCAGTGGACTCAACAACGGTTATGCCAGCGGAATCATCGCCAATGGCTACGGCAACGGATTCGTCAACAATGGCTACGGTGTCTACAACGGTGGATTGTCCAACACCATCGTCGGAGCTCGTCAAGTGTCGAGCAGCGCTGAGCCGATCACAGGAACAGTGATAAACCGAGTCGTCGAAGTCGGAGTGCGAGTTCCACACCCGGTCGAAGTCACGAGGACGGTTCCAGTCCGCGTTCCTCAGTTAGTACCAGTGGAGTACAGACGTCCGGTCCCGGTTCCTGTGGCCCAGCCGGTTCCCGTTCAGGTGACCAGGTCTTACCCAGTGCCCGTCGACAGGCCCGTTCCCGTCTTGGTCCCTCAAGCAGTCCGCGTTTCGTACCCGGTACCGGTTCCAGTCGCAGTTCGTCAAGCCTACGGAGTCCCGGTTGCCGTCGAGGCAAATTCCGCCCTTAACTCCGGTGTCGTCAGCTACGCTGCACCCTTCGCTAACTTCAACTCAGGAATCGGATCTTACGTGGGTCAGAACTCGATTGGACTCGCTTCTGCAGGCTCGATTTCCGGACTCGCCAGTGACAGCTACAGGAGCTCGGGATACTCCGGAGTCCAGAGTTCGTACGTTGCTGGGAATTCTGACAGAGCGGGATACACTTACAACGTACCCAGCAAGAAGTGGTAG